A single Streptococcus thermophilus DNA region contains:
- a CDS encoding helix-turn-helix domain-containing protein produces the protein MNIKDSIGLRIKTEREHQQMSREVLCLDGAELTVRQLIRIEKGESLPSLDRLSYIAKRLGKSMTELLDQDNITIPDEYYEMKNRLIKFPTYRNPDRIKSKLTLIEEVYEKFFDILPEEELLTLDILENILSFTSWEESPKVEEIYEDLFEQVKRKRKFSTNDLLVIDYYFFHLYGRKQYDKKLFERIIKRVLNQEIWTDDVYNIVLFNDLMAIAALKIFHNSFSDFLTVVDKALVVIEKSQLYSYKPSVFVLKAKYELLHKENKKEAAENYDKAIMFASVLEDSVLEESIKAGKLADGL, from the coding sequence TTGAACATAAAAGACAGCATTGGACTAAGAATCAAAACTGAGCGTGAACACCAACAGATGTCACGTGAAGTGCTATGTTTAGATGGTGCGGAATTGACTGTTCGCCAGTTAATTCGTATTGAAAAGGGGGAGTCTCTCCCGTCTTTAGATAGATTATCGTATATTGCTAAACGTTTAGGAAAAAGTATGACAGAGTTATTGGATCAAGACAATATTACCATTCCTGACGAATATTATGAAATGAAGAATCGTTTGATTAAGTTTCCAACGTACAGAAACCCTGACAGAATAAAGTCTAAACTTACTTTGATTGAGGAAGTCTATGAGAAATTTTTTGATATTCTTCCAGAAGAAGAATTATTAACTCTAGACATTCTCGAAAATATATTGAGTTTTACTAGTTGGGAGGAGAGTCCAAAAGTTGAGGAGATATATGAAGACTTGTTTGAACAAGTCAAAAGGAAGAGGAAATTCTCAACTAACGATTTATTAGTCATTGACTATTATTTCTTTCATCTTTATGGCAGAAAACAGTATGACAAAAAACTATTTGAAAGAATTATAAAGAGAGTATTAAATCAGGAAATTTGGACAGATGATGTTTACAATATTGTTTTATTTAATGATTTGATGGCTATTGCTGCTTTAAAGATTTTTCACAATTCCTTCTCAGACTTCTTAACAGTTGTGGATAAAGCCTTAGTTGTCATAGAAAAATCACAATTATATAGCTACAAGCCTAGTGTTTTTGTACTTAAGGCTAAATATGAACTTCTGCATAAAGAAAACAAGAAAGAGGCTGCAGAGAATTATGATAAGGCCATAATGTTTGCTTCCGTTTTGGAAGACTCGGTTTTAGAGGAAAGTATAAAGGCAGGAAAATTGGCAGATGGTTTATAG
- a CDS encoding ABC transporter transmembrane domain-containing protein, which produces MTLVNIIGSYYLQSIIDRLIPQEDYSLLIVISLGLCIAYLAQQVFTFFKDYLLHRLGNYLSISVILPYIKHVLSLPISFFGSRRTGEITSRFRDANTIIDALASTILSIFLDVTIVITLAVALILQTVLFF; this is translated from the coding sequence GTGACCCTTGTTAATATTATTGGTTCTTATTATTTGCAGTCTATTATAGACCGCTTGATTCCTCAAGAAGACTATTCTCTTCTGATTGTGATTTCTCTCGGTTTGTGCATCGCCTATCTAGCCCAACAAGTCTTCACTTTTTTCAAAGATTATCTTCTACATCGATTGGGTAATTACTTGTCCATTTCTGTTATCCTTCCTTATATTAAACATGTCCTTTCTTTGCCCATTAGTTTCTTCGGTTCACGTCGTACTGGTGAAATCACGTCACGTTTTAGAGATGCCAACACCATTATCGATGCTCTAGCTTCAACAATCTTATCGATTTTCCTAGATGTCACCATTGTGATAACTTTAGCTGTCGCCCTTATTTTACAAACCGTTCTCTTTTTTTGA
- the trkA gene encoding Trk system potassium transporter TrkA, with product MRIIVVGAGKVGTALCRSLVDEKHDVILIEEKEEVLKRISKRYDVMGFAGNGANFKILEQAEVNNCDVFIAMTDKDEVNMISAVLAKQMGAKETIVRVRNPEYSNTYFKDKNFLGFSLVVNPELLTARYIANTVEFPNALSVETFANGRVILMAFRVTETSRLSGMTMEQFRKKFGNILVCMIDRQGDLTIPYGNATMQAGDKIYVTGKRVDMALFHSYIKPKSIKKLLLIGAGRISYYLLNILKNNRIKVKLIEQKMDRAQTFSQVFPEVSVILGDGTAKDLLLEESAASYDAVATLTGVDEENIITSMFLESLGVHKNITKVNRTSLLEIVDTRETTTIVTPKSIAVDTVMHFVRGHYNAKDSSLDALHHVANGRIETLQFQIKENNKIAGKKLSELKFAHGVLIAAIIRNGKAIFPTGEDKLAIGDKIVVVTLLQNVTHIYDLLKR from the coding sequence ATGCGTATTATTGTCGTAGGTGCTGGTAAAGTCGGTACGGCACTCTGTCGTTCTCTTGTTGATGAGAAGCACGACGTTATTTTAATTGAAGAAAAGGAAGAGGTCCTCAAACGCATCAGTAAACGCTACGATGTTATGGGCTTTGCTGGAAATGGGGCAAATTTCAAGATTTTGGAACAAGCCGAGGTTAACAACTGCGATGTCTTTATCGCCATGACTGATAAAGATGAAGTAAACATGATATCAGCAGTTCTGGCAAAACAAATGGGTGCAAAAGAAACTATCGTTCGTGTACGTAACCCAGAATATTCTAATACTTATTTCAAAGACAAAAACTTCCTCGGATTCTCATTAGTAGTTAACCCTGAACTTTTAACTGCTCGCTATATTGCCAATACCGTTGAATTTCCAAACGCTCTATCAGTTGAAACCTTTGCTAATGGACGGGTTATCCTTATGGCATTTAGGGTCACTGAAACAAGCCGATTGTCCGGTATGACAATGGAACAATTTCGTAAGAAATTCGGTAACATCTTGGTTTGTATGATTGATCGTCAAGGCGACCTCACCATTCCATACGGGAATGCTACCATGCAAGCTGGGGATAAGATCTATGTAACTGGGAAACGTGTTGACATGGCACTTTTCCACAGTTATATTAAACCAAAAAGCATCAAAAAACTTTTGTTGATTGGTGCTGGACGTATCTCCTACTACTTACTAAATATCTTGAAAAACAACCGTATTAAGGTCAAATTGATTGAACAGAAAATGGACCGTGCGCAAACCTTTAGTCAAGTATTCCCTGAAGTTTCCGTTATCTTAGGGGATGGTACTGCTAAAGACCTTCTTCTTGAAGAGAGCGCAGCTAGTTATGATGCTGTTGCTACTCTAACTGGAGTAGATGAGGAAAATATCATCACCTCTATGTTCCTTGAAAGTCTTGGTGTCCATAAAAATATTACCAAGGTCAACCGTACCAGTCTTTTAGAGATTGTCGATACACGTGAGACAACAACAATTGTCACTCCTAAGAGTATTGCTGTTGATACCGTTATGCACTTTGTTCGTGGTCACTATAACGCCAAAGATTCTAGTCTTGACGCGCTTCACCACGTAGCTAATGGCCGTATCGAGACCCTACAATTCCAAATTAAGGAAAATAATAAAATCGCTGGGAAGAAACTTTCTGAACTTAAATTCGCTCATGGTGTCCTTATTGCTGCTATCATCCGTAATGGAAAAGCCATCTTCCCAACTGGAGAAGATAAATTGGCAATTGGCGATAAAATCGTGGTCGTTACTCTCTTGCAAAACGTAACCCACATTTACGACTTATTGAAGAGGTAA
- a CDS encoding ECF transporter S component: protein MTNTRKLAYIAILSAVSFLLLYFSFPLIPAADFLKVDFSILPALIALVIFDFKSAIGVLLLRSLLKLLLNNGGPGSMIGLPMNFVALGVFVWGLSYFWKKNQTSKNYILGSVLGTILLTVAMVVLNYIYAVPLYAKFANFDIAQFIGLYKYLFAMVVPFNLLEGLIFSVAFALIYAPLKSILVKL from the coding sequence ATGACAAACACACGTAAATTGGCTTACATTGCCATTTTATCTGCAGTTTCATTCTTGTTGCTTTATTTTTCATTTCCATTGATTCCAGCAGCAGACTTTTTGAAGGTTGATTTTTCAATCCTTCCTGCTCTTATCGCCTTGGTTATCTTTGATTTTAAGAGTGCTATTGGTGTTCTCTTGCTTCGTTCATTGTTAAAGCTCTTACTAAACAATGGTGGCCCAGGATCAATGATTGGGCTTCCTATGAATTTTGTTGCTCTAGGAGTCTTTGTTTGGGGCCTAAGCTATTTTTGGAAGAAAAATCAAACAAGCAAGAATTATATTCTTGGTTCTGTTTTAGGAACGATTTTGCTTACAGTTGCCATGGTTGTTCTTAACTACATTTATGCAGTACCACTCTATGCTAAATTTGCTAACTTTGATATTGCGCAATTCATAGGCCTTTATAAATACCTTTTCGCTATGGTAGTACCATTTAACTTACTGGAAGGCTTGATTTTTTCAGTAGCTTTTGCTCTTATTTATGCCCCGCTTAAGTCTATACTAGTAAAATTATAA
- a CDS encoding ATP-binding cassette domain-containing protein yields the protein MGQSSSGKTTLAKISSGYYTKSSGHVSLDKASISQAELRQLVTYVPQQTYVFTGTILENLLLGLEGEVDEHLILKVCEQADILADIQKMPLGFQTQVSEDGGLSGGQKQRLAIARALLSNQPILIFDEATSGLDRETESRVMANLSELTRTMIFIAHRSSVYQHVSRVVTMANGKLEAASPNFNPFQFI from the coding sequence ATGGGTCAGAGTAGTTCTGGGAAAACGACTTTAGCGAAGATTTCGTCAGGTTATTACACAAAATCTAGTGGTCATGTAAGCCTAGACAAAGCTTCTATTAGCCAAGCGGAGTTGCGCCAGTTGGTGACCTATGTTCCACAACAGACCTATGTCTTTACGGGAACAATATTAGAAAATCTATTGTTAGGCCTTGAAGGAGAAGTTGATGAGCATCTTATTCTGAAAGTCTGTGAACAAGCCGATATTTTGGCTGATATTCAAAAGATGCCCCTAGGTTTTCAGACCCAAGTATCTGAAGATGGAGGTCTGTCTGGCGGTCAAAAACAAAGATTAGCTATAGCAAGGGCTCTCTTGTCCAATCAACCAATCTTGATTTTTGATGAAGCTACAAGTGGTCTGGACAGGGAAACTGAAAGTAGAGTAATGGCCAATCTTTCTGAACTGACACGAACAATGATTTTCATTGCTCACCGTAGCAGTGTCTACCAACATGTCAGTCGTGTAGTGACTATGGCAAATGGGAAGCTTGAAGCAGCTAGTCCCAACTTCAATCCATTCCAGTTCATTTAA
- a CDS encoding tRNA (cytidine(34)-2'-O)-methyltransferase, whose amino-acid sequence MAFFMSRRSQMSRNHIVLFEPRIPQNTGNIARTCAATNSPLHIIRPMGFPIDDKKMKRAGLDYWDKLDITYYDNLADFMSKNHAGRLHLVTKFADKTYSEEVYADGEDHYFMFGREDTGLPEDFMREHPEKAIRIPMNDEHVRSLNVSNTVCMIVYEALRQQQFEGLELSHRYHHDKLK is encoded by the coding sequence ATGGCATTTTTTATGTCTAGGAGAAGTCAGATGTCACGTAATCATATTGTCTTGTTTGAGCCCCGTATTCCACAAAACACTGGAAATATTGCGCGTACCTGCGCAGCAACCAATAGCCCCCTCCACATCATTCGACCTATGGGGTTTCCAATTGATGACAAGAAGATGAAGCGCGCAGGCCTGGACTATTGGGATAAGCTTGATATCACTTATTATGACAATTTGGCTGATTTTATGTCTAAAAATCATGCTGGTCGTTTGCATCTAGTAACGAAGTTTGCGGATAAGACGTATTCAGAAGAGGTCTATGCTGATGGTGAGGATCACTATTTTATGTTTGGTCGTGAGGATACAGGCCTACCTGAGGACTTTATGCGTGAGCATCCTGAAAAAGCTATTCGTATTCCTATGAATGATGAACATGTCCGTAGTCTTAATGTCTCAAATACGGTTTGCATGATTGTCTATGAAGCTCTTCGTCAGCAGCAGTTTGAGGGGTTGGAGCTGAGTCACCGCTACCATCATGATAAATTAAAATAG
- a CDS encoding ABC transporter transmembrane domain-containing protein: MEANSQVNTAVIDDLRGIETLKSLRVEERRYREIEVKFHDYLKKSLSKAKWQLTQDGLKTVVQLVSNVFILWYGGQLVMEGQLSAGQLITYNMLLNYFTTPLINIINLQSKIQQAKVANNCLQEVYVVDKEEKGKLKELSFKQLAFKGVSHRFSYQ, from the coding sequence ATGGAGGCAAATAGTCAGGTCAATACCGCTGTTATTGATGATTTGCGAGGTATTGAAACCTTAAAATCCTTGAGGGTTGAGGAAAGACGCTATCGAGAAATTGAGGTGAAATTCCATGACTATTTGAAGAAGTCTTTGTCTAAGGCCAAGTGGCAATTAACGCAGGATGGGTTAAAGACAGTGGTTCAGTTAGTTTCTAATGTCTTTATCCTCTGGTATGGGGGACAATTGGTCATGGAAGGGCAACTATCTGCAGGTCAGTTGATTACCTATAATATGTTGTTGAATTATTTTACAACTCCTTTAATTAATATCATCAATCTCCAATCTAAAATTCAGCAAGCCAAAGTCGCCAATAATTGTCTTCAAGAAGTTTATGTTGTGGACAAGGAAGAAAAAGGAAAACTTAAAGAGTTATCTTTTAAACAACTTGCTTTTAAAGGAGTCAGTCACCGTTTTAGTTATCAGTAA
- a CDS encoding phosphatase PAP2 family protein, with product MKHKYTHYIYASFAFLLFVTLGYMVKFYPEALTEFDSSIQTRVRGDLPAGLTRFFKTITILGNAPVQAIIAIVAVIWLYLRQYKSEAIFVGASGLLASILIVSLKYIYQRQRPSITHLLHVGGYSFPSGHSLGAFMILGAIAIVLAQRLENKESKIVVYAITGLLIFLVGLSRIYVGVHYPTDVLAGFTLAFGLLNAVYPTYDRIRFEWRFQSKQK from the coding sequence ATGAAACACAAATACACACATTATATTTACGCTTCCTTTGCCTTTTTGTTATTTGTTACTCTCGGTTACATGGTTAAGTTCTACCCTGAAGCCTTGACAGAATTTGATAGCAGCATACAAACTAGGGTTCGAGGAGACTTACCAGCAGGACTGACACGCTTCTTTAAAACAATTACCATTCTTGGGAATGCGCCTGTACAGGCTATTATTGCAATCGTAGCAGTAATCTGGCTTTATCTACGTCAGTATAAATCAGAAGCTATCTTTGTGGGAGCCAGTGGGCTTCTCGCTAGTATCTTGATTGTAAGTTTGAAGTATATTTATCAGCGTCAGCGCCCATCAATTACGCATTTGTTACATGTGGGAGGCTACTCTTTTCCTAGTGGTCATTCTTTGGGGGCATTTATGATTCTTGGAGCAATTGCCATTGTCCTTGCTCAGCGTTTGGAGAATAAAGAATCTAAAATAGTAGTTTATGCTATTACTGGGCTTCTGATTTTCCTTGTTGGACTTTCGCGTATTTATGTAGGTGTTCATTATCCAACTGATGTTTTAGCTGGCTTTACCCTAGCGTTTGGCTTGCTTAATGCTGTCTATCCAACTTATGACCGTATTCGCTTTGAATGGCGATTTCAAAGCAAACAGAAATAA